The window ggggttttttctccaaatactGCTTTTCCCCCATTATGTTAAGTTCATGAGTTTGTTTTTAGAGAGAGTCTAAATCTTTTTATCTCTGATTTCTGCTATATGTGATATCTGAAGTCTTAGCTTGTTTCTCCAGCACACAGCATCTAGCACGGCACATGCATTTCCCACTCCAGTGGGTGCATTATGATGCTGATGTCCAGCAGGTAAGTGATTCACCTGAGTGTATTTACCaatcattctttaaaaagaagatctttttcttcctggggTTTTCAGATGCAACATCTTATTTTATGTTTGTTGCCTATAAACTTCTCACAGTCCAAGGAAAGATGTTTCTAGTGGCAGCAATCATTAATTCAGATAAACAGAAATTCTGAGCGTGCATAAATCACTTTTCCAACCACAGAACCTCAGTGATTCAGTCTGTGCAAGTCCAAAGTGTTGCCCCGCGGGGGTTAAATGATGGGTGCCAGGCAGAGCGCACCCCAAGCAGGACTGTGGCAAGGATGGGTTGCAGGCTTGGCTCTGCCCGGGGCAAGCTCCCTGGAATGGCTTGAAAACACATGCATGCCCATGTTGCACTCATGTTTGGGGTAAGTGACACCGCAAAAGGAGTCACAGTGGCAGCCTGTGACATCCCCTCAGTCCAGGGCTGCTCTGGTTTTTGACTGACCCTCTGGCAGGACCAGCCGGGCTCCATCTCTGCTGGAAGGGTGGCTGCTGTCACCCCGGGTCTGGAAGAAATAtgatggagaaagagaaatgttggGCTTGGGGAGGCCCTGGTGatacagcagaagcaaaaacaTTCTGACAGCTGGGTCTCACCTGACTTTCAACAGGtctgcatttacattttatttatacatttaacagaaaacaagtaATTAGCTGTAAGATAGGTCATAAAACAGCAGTAATATAACATAGATCATACTTAATGTAACACTTATTGTCAGAAAAAAACTCTGTGTACATAAGCCTACAAGACACCATGCATGGAGAGTAAGCACGAGATTGCTCCCCAGGTGCTGCTCCCGGGGAACTCCCAAAATTCTGGCAGCAAGTGATTTTTATGGTTTAGTTCACAGTCTTCCTTTCCCTGTAAACAACTTGGTCTGGATGTAAACTGTCAGGAAATGCTATGATGGGACAAATGCTCAGGGCTGTGCAGAGGCCATGGCAAGCTTGGCTCCAGGGGTGACCGGGACCTGGAGCTACCTCCACACCGTTGCCGGTTGCCAGGGCGGAAGGGCATGCAGCCACGGGGCTCCTCTGTGCAAGGCTCTTCAGTGGTCTCAGTCCAGGCATCCCCTCCTAGGACATGCAGCAGCATCCAGGACAGGCACTCATCCCGCACACTTGTGTTTACTCTTGGTTTCCCCGTGTTTGACTAAAGACCTGTCTGTCCCGAGCAGGAGCAAACCTCCGTGCACGTGGCCACTCGGGTCTTTTGTAGGTTGAGGTCTGCTGTGAGGGGCGAGCGGACTTTAAGCCCTTCTAGGGAAGCAGGGTGAAAAATGAGGAGTAGATCTATAGCTGCTAATTTTATCTCTTAAATTgtacatgaaaacaaataactCAGTACAGTGACATCCATGGAGTTACTTTGAAGTTAATATCAAGGCTGTATTACTCTTTTTCAGCTTCCTTCTCCAACTTTCAATCTgcagttgattatttttttttggcaaaacacAGGAACGTCCCAGAGGCACTTCTGGGATTGCAGTAGGAATCAGGTAGGGACAGTGGGGCTCGGTatattatcttcatttttaaaatgttttatcaattacagagctgaaaatacgtattttttaaaagtcctgAAGTGTAGAACcccttttctgcagcagatcCCCTTAGCAGGGAACTGTGATACATGTCACACCTCGATGTATTGAGTGGACAATCGATGCCTGAACGTTTAGACCATTTTCTATTGCCTgtacagcagcaggcagctgcggGAAGGGCAGACTGCCTTGCGTGCTGTTTGTCTGCTGAACAAGGAGCCTCCAACTGCTACAGCTGGGTGGCTGCGTGGGAACAGAGTCCCCTTCCCAATGTGCTCGCTTTCCCTCGTGTAACGCTTGATGTCCTGCGGGATCTGCAGAAATGGGATGTGTCTGATATCCAGTGTCAGGACTGTTAGAGAAACTGCTTGTGGGACACTGCAAGGGCAACACCCATAGCGGTATATTTAAAAACCACATCTTTTCTGCTAACTGGACCATTCCAGGAGACACaggtttcatttcttcatttctcctttGACACCAAGGCCATTAATTTCCCAACTGCTTTCTGTGGCAGTCCTAGTTTACGCCAGTCCTGCCTTTTCTGGATCGGCCCTTCCCTTGGCCGACAGTGTCATCGACAGTGTCTGTACGACAGTGACAGATTGGAGCAGCCACCAGAACTGGGTTAAAATGaagcttgaagaaaaaaacccaaagggtTCATTTTAACCTGGATCAGTTTCTCAATCCTGTGCTCCACATTGTCAGGGACAAGTAAAAAAGTGATACAACGGGAGAGTGAAGAGCAAATGATGTGTGAAACGACAGCCTAAACTATAAATGGATGGAGATGACCAGACTCAGTCACTCGGCTTTAGACAATATAAAAATCCTCTTCAGGCCTTCAAGTATTTTTATAGCCTTAAATCGctgtttcctctctctctgaaaCAATCTCCAAAAACGGAGAGTGGCAACAGTGACACATCCCAGAGAAGAACATGAGACCAGTACTGTATGTGCGTGGGGCCAGCAGCTCTCGCCCAAGCACCCAGCCTCGTCCCCAGCTCCCCGAGCTGCCCAGGAGACCCTGGACACCCATCCAAATGAccatctcattttattttcctgacttCTTGCAGTCTGCAGAGACTGGAGTAGGACTCTGCTCTGCTCAAAAGAGTGAGGATTTAGAGGCAGTGCCGGGTAATCCTGGAAGGTGTGTGTCCTGGCTCGCACACACTGCTTGAACTGAAGCGGATTTATTCCACCCTGAATTCCTGCCTTCAGGAATGATGCTGGCACTGCCGGCCAGCCCTTCACTCCCTGCATTCCCCTTCTGCATCATCCGCTGTCTGATTTCTGGTAGGAGAAGGGCCAAGGATGGTGGTTCTAGGCCCACTGCAGGTACATTTTCATCTTTGGTAGCTGATTTTGACTATTTGagtggaaaacaaaaggaagtgtGAAGCTGTCACCTCCAAAGTGTCCTGGCCAAGGGGTCCAGGTTACCAATGCTACTGAGTACAGGTAccgctgctggagctgctccttGTGCGCGCTGACAGCTGGGGATATCTTCTGAAAGGTATCTCTGGGGATTCCTGCTGGCATTGCGGTATGAAATGTGGCTGGAGTGTGCTAGCACTGAGCAAAATAGGGTAGGAAAGCCCCTTTTTGGGTGGGGGGTGTTCAAATTCCAAGCTGCAGCAGGGGGATGGGAGCAGCCTGTAAGCAACCGTCGCTTGTCCTTTGCTCTTGCACAGGGACCCCGCGCTGCCCTCGGGTGTCTGAGCTGCTCTTGGCTGAGTAGGTCTAAGTCCTCAGACCAAGTGGAAAATGACTGCAACGCTgttaaaaaccccaagaaataACTGGAtcttctggagctgcagagtcCTACATGTAGCTCCAAAAGCAACATAAATTTGTCAAGGGTCCCCACACTCTcaaagtgcaaagaaaaaagatagaGATAAACCTAGGGGAAAGCGAGAGGTGTACTGCAAGGCTGCTATTTTGGGGTATGAATTtaccttttcattaaaaacaaggTCTTGGAGTTTGCGGAGAACCTGCACTTAGCTCTGGATCCTGTCTTTACTGccctttttatttacagaataagctgttattttaaagacatgaatattttttatctGAGCACTACTGCCTACcagagattttgattttttttaaaatgctggctAATTTTGCGTTTTGAGTAGGAAGCTTCAACTTCACACCAGTTCTACACATGCTCTTCTTCTGCTATCCAGCAGTTCGGGCAAGATAAACCTGTAACCAAGACATCCTTCCACTAATTTTTATGGCTTTAATCAGGATTTTATTATTGCTCACCTTACTGTGGACTTTGAGAAGACGTGGGGAGTATCCGAagtagtttaaaattatttaatctttaaaatatctcTGGGATGAAGGCAAGTGTCCCTACAGATCCACCCAGACCCagttcttgcttttgctttctaaCAGGTGAATAAAGCAGCGAAGGCAGGGCCAGGTGAGCTGCCTGGAGCGATCTCTGCGGGGAGCCTGCTTCTCCCCCAGACTGCATTAACCACCTCTGCTCCCACGCCAGATGCTTTCCCAAATCCTCAGTCCCCTCCCGACACCTTTGTGCTGTTTGTCCTGCACCACCCCAGCGCTTGCAGGAGAAGGGACCCCCATGGGCACCACCCCATCTCGCCCACGCTTACGATGGAAGGGAGCGCCCAGGCAGCGTTGAGGCAGGAAAAgtctctgaaaagcagcagaattagCAACATCTTGAACACCAAAGCAAGTCCTAAAGCAGGCAAAGCAGCAGCCGGGCAAGGTAGTGACCCAGCCCCAATATCCCCCCTTGTCCATCCGTCCGCCTTGGCACGAGGTGGGAGGCAGCGGGCAGCTCCAGCGCCGGCACCCTCAGCCTGCTCGATGGCTCATCCATCAGGAACAACGAGGAGGAATAGCGCCTGGTATCATCCCGGACATCTGCCTGCCAGGCTTGCTCTTTAAAACAGGCTGTCACACACAGACAGTTATTGTATCAATATGGATTTTATTCTACAGCCCCTGCCTCGTAGCTGTCGATGCCACTTCTGCTGGCACGGGGTGGGCTGTGTCGCCATACACCAGGACGGACACGGGCTACGAGGGAGAGGATACCAGTGCTGACTCCTCGTTGCCCGTCTTGGATGACTGTGAGAAAGCAGCCAAACAGGAAGACTTCAGAGATGGCATCTCTGTGTCACCGCTGCCAGACTCCCCCGCCAGCGCCAAACATGCATGTTTGCCAAGCGCAGAGGAGAGTTTGGATATACTGCAGTCGGTCAGTCCTTCGGATGAGATGTGAAAGCAGAGGCCTCCTCCACCAGCCCTGCAGAACCTGTCGCACGTCCCGAACAGACTATGAAAATCAGCTGACATCCAGATCACTGTCTCCTCTTCCACCAGACAGCTTCTCATGCCCATCCCAAGGCTGTAAATTGCTGTGGATAATAGCTGTGACGTTTATCCGGACCGTGGCTGCCTACCTGTGCTTGTGCGGAGGGTTCGGTGCTTGATGGTCCCATTGGAGAGGTGGTGTCCAGCTACTTGGAGCTCGTGTACTTGGTGACGGCTTTGGTGCCCTCCGAGACAGCATGCTTGGCCAgttctcctgggagcagcaggcGCACAGCCGTCTGAATTTCCCGGGAAGTGATGGTGGAACGCTTGTTGTAATGGGCCAGGCGGGAGGCTTCTCCAGCAATGCGCTCAAAGATGTCGTTGACGAAGGAGTTCATGATGCCCATGGCCTTGGAGGAGATGCCAGTGTCGGGGTGAACCTGCTTCAGCACCTTGTAGACGTAGATGGAGTAGCTCTCTTTCCTGCTCTTGTGCCGCTTCTTATCACCCTTCTTCTGAGTCTTTGTCACAGCTTTCTTGGAGCCCTTTTTGGGGGCAGAAGTGGACTTTGCTGGCTCTGGCATCCTGAGAACTATTTCTCTGGGTCTTGGAGCTGCTTGGAAAGAACATCAAAAAAATCAAGCTCTTATTTGTTCTCCTACAGtacatttttactgaaagaTGAGAGAGTCTGAGTCAGACACAAGCGACATCTCTGAATCTGAGACAAACACCCCATGACCCTGTGCAAGCATTTTTGAACTGCCAGTGAGAACCGCTCTGGTTTGTGTatggttttttgctgttttctgtttaaatccCCATAACACTGGCCTTGTAAACATTGCTGAACCCAGGCCTAGTTGCCATCTACTTGGTAAATATGAGCTGGAGGGTGAACATATTTCTGAGAAGAACATTGCAGTTCCAAAGAAAACACTAACTGCAGCATGAAATGAATTAAATCTTGCTGGAATGGGCTGGAGACTGTTGCAAGATATCACTGAAGCCACCTTTATATGAGACTGGGAAAATGATTTATATGGTTATTACAATCGCCAATAGATCCCTTTTTCTTTGTATGTAGgtaaaagtttattttgagggtgctttcatttctgtggcTATTGTTTTACACCATGTATTCCAGTGGAATATAAAAATCATACAGTATTAAGCTAGGGAGCTGAGCTACAGGAACTTTTCAGCATTCATGTTAGCTAGTAAAAATACcagagagcagaaaagctcAGAAGAGGTGGCAGGAATCACCTGGCAGAGAAACAGGAATGTggataggaggaaaaaagtaaaagtgcTTTTGGGCTACGTGTTGATGGAGAGAAGCTACTTGGACTGAAATCGTTTCCTGCTATTTggtgctttctgcttttgagaGAGGGAACCTCCACTGGCCAGTTTTTCTCTGAGTTTTTCTTCATCAGGCCACAACCTGCAGAGCCCTGACCTGCAGCTGACTGCTGTCATCCAGAAGCGCAGTAAAAGACACTACGTAAACCTGTCATAAAACTGGGTGCCTCCCCTACACTACAAATTTACATGTGCTTTACTACGTGGGTCAAGGGAACAACTGTGTCGTAACCTGGTAAATGGTTTTGTGTTTCAGAGGACACTTTGAGTGCTCGCTTGAAAGGCAAGGCTTCTCCAGGCTTTGCTGGAGGATCAGCTTCCAGCATCACCCCAGGGCTTGGGCTTTTACTGCTCTGCGCCTCTTCTGAAGATGCCCTAGGAATTATGGTCTGCTGGCCAAGAGAGcctagaagagaaaaaagagcttCAGGGCTGGTGGCACATGGGAAAATGAATAGAAgtaaacaggagagagaaagctgGGATGTAACATATGggctgcacacacagagcatcaGAGAGAGACCTAAGCGGTGCCTGTGCCAAAGCAACAGCTGCACGCTCAGCCCGGCCTCTCCTCCTTGGGAAGGAACGAGATGCTGCCCTCCACCCTGGCCTGGTTTCTCCACTGTGGCCTCCGTCTGCAATCCAAGCCAAACACAGCAACTGTGTTGCAACCAAGTCTATAAGAAATTCCCAGATGCTCCTTGTGGGAGCAGATACCTTCAATGCTGAGGCTGGATTTACGTGCCCACGTACCAGCTCCTGCATCCACACCATGCGAGAAACCTCCACAGCTCCAAGTCCTCAGTGCATGAGATGCCACCTTCTGCCTGCAGCAAGCAccatggctgctgctggctgctttaCCCTACGAGGCACCGACACTGGGCTCTGGCCAGCGCGTGGTCTGGGAGGTGTTGGGCAAAGGGCAATGCTGAGCATTTCAAGTGGAGTACACCCAGCTGCAAGGGCGGGCTGGCACTGCTCGGGATGCCAGGGAGCAGGGACGCAACGTCTCCACCACAGCCCTCCAAAACGCCCACCTGGCTAGAAGCAAAAGCTGGCACCAGTGACCTTAGCACTGAGATTTTGCTCAAGCAAAGCAGTTTCTTCCTTGCCACTAACGGGAGTTTTGCCTTTGTGAGGCCTGAGAGGCCCGTTCAAGTCTCCTTTGCTTCACCTTGCCAGAAGTATTTTGTCACTCCAAAATGGGATATTGTCCAACTAGGTGGAAAAGGCCAGGGTACAGGAAAATGTCATGTGACAAGCTGCAAGCACACCACCAACTCCTTGCTGCACCAGAACCTCAAACTTCTCATGACtacagcataaaaatatttaaaaaaccccaccaaagcTGGGTAAATACATATAAATCTCTCTCAAATCAGGTATGGAtgataggaagaaaaagaaataaaccaaacaaatgtATTGAAAACTGTTGATGCTTTCTTCTAATTGGCTTCGGTTTATGAACATTAATCTCTTTTCCTAGTTTCAGGAAACTTGTAGTTATAACATATGCGGTCATACCACCTGGCAATCATAAAGTGACATATTTTGCTGACTCTCTGAAgttaaaggaaaagcagtttcaatgaaagaggaaggagatgGGCACATTGTGAGAGTAGCTCTCCTTCAGGAGCAGCTTTGCACCCTCTGGCAAAGCTTCATGGCCAAGTGAGCTGAGCTAGGTGGAAAACTATAGACAAAGACCATGCCCAGAGACATGCGGGATGGTTCTGACCAAAGTGGACTCTGAGACTGGGCATGGAAAAATGCTCAGTTTGAGCATACGAGCAAAGAGTGTcacagaaatggcagaaatgtGCAGCTGGAATGAGTCTCCAGAGCTCCACGCCTTGCTTCAAGGGTGGGGTACGAGGCATGCCCTCCTCGTTTATTTTCTTacctttcctttaaaatctcCAAAGACATGATTTCCTCGTGCTATGTGCTTGACTCTGACACCTCATCCCCTTTCTTAATTTTCCCAGGTGTTCTTCTCAGTGGAGACATTTGGAAGGGCAAGTGCTGGACTGTCCCAAAAGTCCTGGACACCCTTCAAAAGTCTGACACCTGCCCCCTTaagcacattttcttcttctgatgaaaccataatttttcttcctttcttcctctacTTGGGAGGgaatacaggaaaataaatcctCTACTGCTCTTGTTCGCAGACTTGAAAATATGACTTTTCAATGGAAAGGCATTTTTCCAAGAGAAGAAATAACTGTGTGcttacttctttttctcttgagctaatttcctgattaaaaaataCCACGACTGGAAAATCTAAATGACTATTTcttaggctttttaaaaattgtgtccttctaaaatatgtattaattGTTAAGTGCACTTGtactgcagcttttaaaaaacgAATACAGTGCCCAGCAGGCACCAGAGTGATTTCATATGTCTCCAGAAAAGGTCACACCTACAGGACATCTCCATCCACTTGACTGGCTAACGCCGTTGGGTAGCATGGCCGGGATCTCATTCTTCTCCCATGTATGGCTGCGATGAGGGAAGCAATGATGCTAAAGTTcagaaattaacaaaaaagcTTCGGTGTCCTTGCTTCCCTCCACCCGTTTCTTTGCAGCCTACTGTTTAACAGGTAAATAACAACTTATTTGGGAACAGGTTGTCTTCCTTCCAGTTTGTTTGGGCAGTGCCTAGCACAAAGAGCCTGATTGCGTTTGCCAGGtgctaaataaataatgttaataaTGGTTGACTGTATCACCAACCCTTCTGTCAACAGTGCAATGCAGTTCACAGGCAGGTGCTGCTCTGGTATGAAGGCAGAAGCAGTGGGAT of the Grus americana isolate bGruAme1 chromosome 1, bGruAme1.mat, whole genome shotgun sequence genome contains:
- the LOC129206535 gene encoding histone H2B 5-like isoform X2, whose protein sequence is MPEPAKSTSAPKKGSKKAVTKTQKKGDKKRHKSRKESYSIYVYKVLKQVHPDTGISSKAMGIMNSFVNDIFERIAGEASRLAHYNKRSTITSREIQTAVRLLLPGELAKHAVSEGTKAVTKYTSSK
- the LOC129206535 gene encoding histone H2B 5-like isoform X1, which translates into the protein MLCVCSPYVTSQLSLSCLLLFIFPCATSPEALFSLLGSLGQQTIIPRASSEEAQSSKSPSPGVMLEADPPAKPGEALPFKRALKVSSETQNHLPAPRPREIVLRMPEPAKSTSAPKKGSKKAVTKTQKKGDKKRHKSRKESYSIYVYKVLKQVHPDTGISSKAMGIMNSFVNDIFERIAGEASRLAHYNKRSTITSREIQTAVRLLLPGELAKHAVSEGTKAVTKYTSSK